From Lagopus muta isolate bLagMut1 chromosome 12, bLagMut1 primary, whole genome shotgun sequence, one genomic window encodes:
- the LOC125699364 gene encoding cytochrome b-c1 complex subunit Rieske, mitochondrial has protein sequence MLSVAARSGPFAPYLSAAVHAVPSSLKALAPAALQTEKVVLDVKRPLLCRESMSGRSARGDLVAGASLNAPASVRYVHNDVAVPDFSAYRREDVLDATTSSQSSSEERKGFSYLVTATACVASAYVAKNVVTQFVSSLSASADVLALSKIEIKLSDIPEGKNMAFKWRGKPLFVRHRTQAEINQEAEVDVSKLRDPQHDLDRVKKPEWVILVGVCTHLGCVPIANSGDFGGYYCPCHGSHYDASGRIRKGPAPYNLEVPTYQFVGDDLVIVG, from the exons ATGTTGTCCGTGGCTGCCCGCTCCGGGCCCTTCGCGCCCTACCTGTCGGCCGCGGTGCACGCCGTGCCCAGTTCGCTCAAGGCGCTGGCGCCGGCGGCGCTGCAGACCGAGAAGGTGGTGCTGGACGTGAAGCGACCGCTGCTGTGTCGGGAGTCGATGAGCGGCCGCTCGGCGCGGGGGGATCTCGTCGCCGGCGCCAGCCTCAACG cGCCTGCCAGTGTGCGGTATGTCCACAATGATGTCGCGGTCCCTGACTTCTCTGCCTATCGCCGTGAAGATGTGCTAGATGCCACAACGTCCTCTCAGAGTagcagtgaagaaagaaaagggtttTCCTACTTGGTGACTGCAACAGCATGCGTAGCTAGCGCATATGTTGCTAAGAATGTGGTCACCCAGTTTGTTTCCAGCCTCAGTGCTTCTGCTGACGTGCTAGCATTGTCAAAGATTGAGATCAAGCTATCTGACATTCCAGAAGGCAAAAACATGGCTTTCAAGTGGAGAGGAAAACCCCTGTTTGTGCGTCACAGAACCCAAGCAGAGATTAATCAGGAGGCAGAAGTTGATGTGTCTAAGCTGAGAGACCCACAGCACGATTTAGACAGAGTAAAGAAACCGGAATGGGTCATATTAGTAGGAGTCTGCACTCATCTTGGCTGTGTACCAATTGCTAACTCTGGAGATTTTGGTGGTTATTACTGCCCTTGCCATGGGTCCCATTATGATGCCTCTGGCAGAATCAGGAAAGGTCCTGCTCCCTATAACCTGGAGGTTCCAACCTACCAGTTTGTTGGTGATGATTTAGTTATTGTTGGCTGA